The window TAACGATAAGCGTAAAAATTGATATTTAAAATGTAAAAATAAAATATTCACAACAAATTAAGTTGTGAGTTAACACGAAAAATATTGAGGTTAAAATGAAAAAAATCATGTTACTGATAATCAGTGTACTAGTGTCTTTTAATGTCTTCGCGAATACCGTGATATATCTAGACCCATTAAATATCGACGCATTGGGCATCCACACTAAACCCGTTCCCCATAACGCACGCTTGATCGATAAACTGAATGATCACACTCTACTGATTACTGACGATAATGTACTAACTGATCCACAGTATGGCGTAGAATTTATCAATGACTATCGGGTCGTCAATACAAAAACGAATAAAAGCCAATACATTTATTTGGATTACAATACGGGCATTGTCAATCTATCCAAAAATGATGCAGGTGTACTGGTAATTTCTAGGGAAGACGAAACGGATCGGATTATGTCTACTGAAGAAGTCAGCGTGGATGTATTGAATTAGATAACTTGAGCCATTCTGACCCAAAACCTTACCTGACCCATTACCTGACCCAAAATCAAGCAAAAACAAAAAGGCGTTAGATGAAAATCACCTAACGCCTTGATAAATTTGGTGGCCCCTACTGGACTTGAACCAGTGACCAATCGATTATGAGTCGACTGCTCTAACCAACTGAGCTAAGGGGCCGAAGTGGGATGGATTATACGTGCAGTTTTATCGTAGGTCTAGTGTTTCAAAACCGTATGGTGAAATTGTGTGCAAAGTCGTTATCGAACTTATATTTCAATGCAATAGAATTCACTCAGCTTATTAATCAACTCTTGATATTGCCTTTTTGCCAGTGATTGCCAAATTTGCTTATTTTGATTTTTATCTATTTTATTTGTATTTTTTCTGCCCTATAGCAAATTTTCCCTATAAACCCTCACATAACAGCAATCCATTTTATTAAACATCCTTTATCCAAATAATTGATATAGAACAATAATTTTATAATCTAGATCTCACAATATGACCTATAGATAATTCGCATATAGGACAAAGATGATGAAAAAAGTACGTGCAGTTCAATATGGTTGCGGAAAAATGGGCAAATTTTTAATCCGTTACTTGCAAGAGCATGGCGCTGAAGTTGTGGCGGCTTTTGATATCAACGATGCAGTCATTGGTAAAGATATCGGCGAGATCGCGGGTACCACGCTGACTGGGGTGAAAGTGCAGCCTCTTCACGAAGCAGATACCACCCTTGAAACCTTAAAACCCGATGTCGGAATTATTGCAACACTCAGTACCATGGCTGATTTAGAAGAGGCATTCTCACTGTTTGCACGCCATGGCGTTAATGCCATCTCTACCGGTGAAGAAGCCCTTTACCCATGGAATTCATCCCCCGAAATTACGCAAAAACTTGATACATTAGCTAAAGCAAACAATTGTACCTTAGCAGGAAGCGGCTACCCCGATATGTATTGGGGTGTGCTCATCGATACCTTAGCGGGGTCAATGCACAAATTGGTGAAAATCAAAGGTTCAAGCTGCTATAACGTAGAGGATTATGGGATAGCGTTAGCCATCGGGCACGGCGCAGGGCTCACAGTCGACGAGTTTAACCAGCAAATCGGTAATTACAATGACTTGCCCTATGAAGTCATTTCCCAAAAAATTGAAAGTGGCGAATATGCACCACCTTATATGTGGACACAAAATGGCTGGCTATGCAGCCGTCTTGGCTTAACAATCACTAACCAAACTCAGCGCTGTGTTCCACAAATTGCACAAGCGGATATTTATTCTGACACACTGAAAATGACAGTGAAAAAAGGCGATGTTCTCGGTTTATCCGCAGTCGTTATCACAGAGACTGCCGAAGGTGTGACGCTCGAAACAGAGTGCATCGGTAAAATCTTAACCGCTGATGAATGCGATAAAAACAGTTGGCAGTTAATTGGTGAACCTGATACTTCCATTGAAGTTAATAACCCTGCTACCGTTGAGTTAACTTGTGCAAACTTGGTTAACCGTATTCCAGCACTGATTAATAGCCCTGCGGGTTATACCACTACAGAAAAAATGCCAAATAATGTCTATATGACCAAACCTATGCATGAATATCTATAATTGACCCTAAAGCCCACCGTTAAGTGGGCTTTGGGGCTGTTGACAAAGTGGGATAAAAACGTGGTTTTTCCCACTTTGTGTTATTAGGCGAAAATCAACATGTTGACTTTTCTTGTTTATGTTCAAAAACTATCCAACCTGCCGCCAAACATGTTATGTTTGTCAGCAGTCTGAAAGCCCACCGTTCAAGTGATCTCCAATTATTGGCTAGCGTGGTTTTACCATTTGCCACTCTAAGTGGTGTTTGATGGCAGGCCATTCAGGCGCAATAATGCTATAAACGCAGCTATCACGCAGCTCACCCGTTTTGGCTTTCATATGATTGCGTAATATGCCATCGAGTTTTGCCCCTAAACGCTCAATCGCTTTACGGCTCTGATGGTTTAAAAAGTGCGTTCTAAACTCCACCGCCACACATCCTAACGTTTCAAAGGCATGTTTTAACAACAAATATTTGGCTTCTGTATTAATCGCCGTGCGCTGAACTTCAATACCATACCAAGTTGCTCCCACCTCAACACGCTGAACGGCATTATCCACTTTATTATACGAAGTGATCCCAACGGGCTTACCCGTGCGCTTATCGATCACCACAAATGGCAAGCACTCTTTTTGCGCAAAACGCACTAGGCGACTTTCAACGTCTTGGGAAAAATCATCAGGATCGGGGACTAAGGCATACCATAAGTTATGTAACCCATCACGACGGATAATCGCCGCAAGCTCTGCATCATATTGGTGAGATAAAGGTTCAAGGCGAACGCATTCACCTTCTAAAGTAATAGCTTGGCATATCTCTTTCATCATGGTTTCCCCTGTGTCGCTCTTTTGCGATGTGTCTCTACTTTTTTAATCTGTTTTTATGACATAAAAATAAAAAGGCTGTATTTAACTGTATTAACTTAGCAATTTAACCGAAAACATATGATAAAAATCACAAAATTTTAACATCTTTACCAATTTACAGCGCCATTACGTTACAGTTAACTCATCAGACCTGTTAAATAAATCCCGAATGGGAGCATCATATGCGCAATTTTCCACACCTTTTTACCCCCCTTGATTTGGGGCATACAGTACTCAAAAACCGGATATTAATGGGCTCAATGCATACTGGGCTCGAAGAACACCCTGAAGGGAGCGAGCGACTTGCCCATTTTTACCGTTTGCGCGCTGAAAACGGTGTTAGCCTGATTATTACTGGGGGGATAGCCCCTAGTCCTGAAGGTGCCCTAACCGCCAATGGTGCGGTATTGAATCACGCTAGCCAACTGCCATTTCATCAAACGATTACAGATGCCGTGCACCAAGCTGAGGGGAAAATTGCCCTTCAAATATTGCATGCTGGACGATATGGATTACATCCATTATTAGTGGCGCCAAGTGCTATTCAGGCCGAAATTATTCCATTTGCTCCAAAAGCGCTCTGCGCAGATGATGTTCATAAAACCATTGATGATTTTGTGAATACGGCAAAATTAGCTCAACAAGCTGGTTACGATGGCGTCGAAGTAATGGGCTCTGAAGGTTATTTAATTAATCAATTTATTGCTAAACGCACTAATCATAGAAACGATGAATGGGGTGGTAGCTACACAAACCGCATTCGTTTTCCCATTGAAATTGTGCGGCGGATTCGTGAAGCTGTTGGCGCTAACTTTATTATTGTGTATCGGCTGTCGATGTTAGATTTGGTGGAAGACGGCTCAACTTGGGAAGAAATTGAATACCTTGCGAAAGAAATCGAAAAAGCGGGTGCTTGTATGATCAACACAGGCATTGGCTGGCATGAAGCCCGAGTCCCCACCATTGCAACACAAGTGCCCCGTCATGCGTTTAGTTGGGTTACTCAAAAATTAATGGGCAAAGTAAATATTCCGTTAATTACCACAAATCGTATCAATGACCCATTTGTTGCCGAACAAATTCTAGCCAATAGGCAAGCAGATATGGTGTCAATGGCACGACCATTCCTTGCGGATGAAGCTTTTGTTCGAAAAGCAGCCGAAAACCGTGCTGATGAAATAAATACCTGTATTGGCTGTAACCAAGCTTGCCTTGATTTAATTTTTAGTGGGAAACTTGCCAGTTGCCTAGTTAATCCGCAGGCAGTCAGGGAAATGGACTACCCCAATGAAAAAGCCCCTAAGAGTAAATCGGTTGCCATCGTCGGTGCTGGTCCGGCAGGGCTTTCCTGTGCGATTTATGCGGCAAAACGTGGTCATAAAGTCACCTTATTCGAAAAATCGAATCAAATTGGTGGGCAATTTAATTTAGCGAAACAAATTCCGGGCAAAGAAGAGTTCCATGAAACGATCCGTTATTTTTGTCGTCAGTTACAACTGCTGAATGTAGATGTTCGCCTTGAACAACAAGCGGATGTACAAGGCCTTTCAGGTTTTGATGAAGTTATTATTGCCACTGGCGTCACTCCACGCAAAATTCAGCTTGAGGGAGCGGACCACCACAAAGTGGTTTCCTATATTGATGTGATTACTCAGCAACAAGTAGTAGGTAAAAATGTGGCCATTATTGGCGCAGGAGGCATTGGTTTTGACGTGGCTGAGCTATTAACACAAGAAGGCAAAAGCAGCAGTTTAGACACTTCGCTATTTAATAAAGAGTGGAATATTGACCCGACAATTCGTTCAAAAGGGGGCATTTACCCTGAGAAGAAAAATGGTGTTGGATCGGCTCGCCAGCTCTACTTATTGCAACGAAAAAACAGCAAAGTTGGTGCAGGTCTTGGGAAAACAACCGGTTGGATTCATCGCCTGTCACTGATGAAGCGTGGTGTGAAAATGCTTAATGGCGTGGAATATATGCGTGTCGATGATGATGGCTTGCATATTCGTTACCAAGATAAAATGCAATGTTTGCCTGTCGATAACGTGGTGTTATGTGCAGGGCAAGAACCTTATCGACCGTTAAAAATTCAACTTGCTGAATATGGAATTGATGCTCATGTCATCGGTGGTGCCGATGTAGCGGCTGAATTAGATGCTCGTAGGGCTATTGAGCAAGGCATGAAAATCGCTTATCAGCTTTAATCTTTCTGTTTCCCTCTTGATCAAATTCATTCATCGAGAGGGGAAAAGCAATTTCCAATTCAACAACCCCCATACTCTTTATTTATCGGCC of the Providencia rettgeri genome contains:
- a CDS encoding GNAT family N-acetyltransferase translates to MKEICQAITLEGECVRLEPLSHQYDAELAAIIRRDGLHNLWYALVPDPDDFSQDVESRLVRFAQKECLPFVVIDKRTGKPVGITSYNKVDNAVQRVEVGATWYGIEVQRTAINTEAKYLLLKHAFETLGCVAVEFRTHFLNHQSRKAIERLGAKLDGILRNHMKAKTGELRDSCVYSIIAPEWPAIKHHLEWQMVKPR
- a CDS encoding FAD-dependent oxidoreductase; the protein is MRNFPHLFTPLDLGHTVLKNRILMGSMHTGLEEHPEGSERLAHFYRLRAENGVSLIITGGIAPSPEGALTANGAVLNHASQLPFHQTITDAVHQAEGKIALQILHAGRYGLHPLLVAPSAIQAEIIPFAPKALCADDVHKTIDDFVNTAKLAQQAGYDGVEVMGSEGYLINQFIAKRTNHRNDEWGGSYTNRIRFPIEIVRRIREAVGANFIIVYRLSMLDLVEDGSTWEEIEYLAKEIEKAGACMINTGIGWHEARVPTIATQVPRHAFSWVTQKLMGKVNIPLITTNRINDPFVAEQILANRQADMVSMARPFLADEAFVRKAAENRADEINTCIGCNQACLDLIFSGKLASCLVNPQAVREMDYPNEKAPKSKSVAIVGAGPAGLSCAIYAAKRGHKVTLFEKSNQIGGQFNLAKQIPGKEEFHETIRYFCRQLQLLNVDVRLEQQADVQGLSGFDEVIIATGVTPRKIQLEGADHHKVVSYIDVITQQQVVGKNVAIIGAGGIGFDVAELLTQEGKSSSLDTSLFNKEWNIDPTIRSKGGIYPEKKNGVGSARQLYLLQRKNSKVGAGLGKTTGWIHRLSLMKRGVKMLNGVEYMRVDDDGLHIRYQDKMQCLPVDNVVLCAGQEPYRPLKIQLAEYGIDAHVIGGADVAAELDARRAIEQGMKIAYQL
- a CDS encoding dihydrodipicolinate reductase, which codes for MMKKVRAVQYGCGKMGKFLIRYLQEHGAEVVAAFDINDAVIGKDIGEIAGTTLTGVKVQPLHEADTTLETLKPDVGIIATLSTMADLEEAFSLFARHGVNAISTGEEALYPWNSSPEITQKLDTLAKANNCTLAGSGYPDMYWGVLIDTLAGSMHKLVKIKGSSCYNVEDYGIALAIGHGAGLTVDEFNQQIGNYNDLPYEVISQKIESGEYAPPYMWTQNGWLCSRLGLTITNQTQRCVPQIAQADIYSDTLKMTVKKGDVLGLSAVVITETAEGVTLETECIGKILTADECDKNSWQLIGEPDTSIEVNNPATVELTCANLVNRIPALINSPAGYTTTEKMPNNVYMTKPMHEYL